A DNA window from Hordeum vulgare subsp. vulgare chromosome 1H, MorexV3_pseudomolecules_assembly, whole genome shotgun sequence contains the following coding sequences:
- the LOC123446024 gene encoding wall-associated receptor kinase 2-like, with product MQLMLMALPLLLLLAASESLTATTTGGGGCPASCGGVDIPYPFGISPGCFRKGFEIGCSSKDGPVLAGTPLRVVHLSVDPDESLVMLPMGWKCYNASSPTDAVGSSYGETTMNKDGVYRISHTHNMLVVNGCNTMGYTASTATEGGASAAYAYYTGCMSYCNNSASAQDGLCSGVGCCHVDIPPGLTHNYFKFSAYSHENMMEYSPCDYAFLVDRTNYTFRRSDLKMDTNRTSPVWLDWAIRGNGDNDTHLCKQAAAATDQYACVSAHSDCIDSANGPGYNCKCSKGYKGNAYIVQGCTNIDECADPGKYPCKGVCTDTNGSYQCECPPGYRSYDPITERCTPKFPLAAQISVGAIGGLLVLAFLAFIVVLRKEKQKAKDFYRKNGGLTLENARSIKIYTKDELKPVLKSSNLIGKGGFGEVYKGVVDGVVVAVKKPISGSVLENKQFPNEVSILSQVIHKNIVRLIGCCLEVDTPMLVYEFISKGSLEDILHKELLNLDVRVSILQESAHGLAYMHSQAHTKILHGDVKPANILLNDNFVPKISDFGISRLIAVDKEHTANIIGDMTYMDPVYLQTGLLTEKSDVYSFGVVILELISRKKATHSDNNSLVRSFLECHQKGKKATELFDENIATTDDLEFLDKLAKLAMECLNLDADQRPSMTDVAERLLILHRSRKQ from the exons ATGCAGCTAATGTTAATGGCACTACCATTGCTCCTGCTCCTTGCGGCCAGCGAGAGCCTCACGGCGACGACGACTGGTGGTGGTGGGTGTCCGGCGAGCTGCGGCGGCGTGGACATCCCCTACCCCTTCGGCATCAGCCCGGGCTGCTTCCGCAAGGGGTTCGAGATCGGGTGCAGCAGCAAGGACGGCCCTGTCCTCGCCGGCACGCCTCTCCGGGTGGTGCACCTGTCGGTGGATCCCGACGAGTCGCTGGTGATGCTCCCCATGGGGTGGAAGTGCTACAACGCCTCCAGCCCAACCGACGCCGTGGGCTCGAGCTACGGGGAGACGACGATGAACAAGGACGGCGTGTACCGCATCTCCCACACGCACAACATGCTCGTCGTCAACGGCTGCAACACCATGGGCTACACCGCCAGCACGGCGACCGAGGGCGGCGCCTCGGCCGCCTACGCCTACTACACCGGCTGCATGTCCTACTGCAACAACTCGGCCAGCGCGCAGGACGGCCTCTGCTCCGGCGTCGGGTGCTGCCATGTCGACATCCCGCCGGGGCTCACCCACAACTACTTCAAATTCAGCGCCTACTCCCACGAGAACATGATGGAGTACAGCCCCTGCGACTACGCCTTCCTCGTCGACAGGACCAACTACACCTTCCGCCGCTCCGACCTCAAGATGGACACCAACCGGACCTCGCCGGTGTGGCTCGACTGGGCCATTCGCGGCAACGGCGACAACGACACACACTTGTGCAAACAGGCGGCGGCCGCAACGGATCAGTACGCATGCGTCAGCGCGCATAGCGACTGCATCGACTCCGCCAATGGCCCCGGCTACAACTGCAAGTGCTCCAAAGGATACAAGGGCAACGCCTACATCGTCCAAGGATGCACAA ATATAGATGAGTGTGCTGATCCAGGCAAGTATCCTTGCAAAGGTGTATGTACGGACACCAATGGATCGTACCAATGCGAATGTCCTCCAGGTTATCGGAGCTATGACCCAATAACCGAACGATGTACCCCAAAGTTTCCACTTGCAGCACAGATTTCCGTAG GTGCAATAGGTGGCCTTCTTGTCTTGGCATTTCTGGCATTCATTGTTGTTCTTCGCAAAGAGAAgcagaaggccaaggactttTACCGGAAGAATGGTGGTCTTACATTAGAGAATGCTAGAAGTATTAAGATTTACACAAAGGACGAGCTCAAGCCAGTTTTAAAGAGTAGCAATTTAATTGGTAAAGGTGGCTTTGGTGAAGTTTACAAGGGTGTTGTTGATGGAGTTGTGGTCGCAGTAAAGAAACCGATTAGTGGTAGTGTGCTGGAGAACAAGCAATTTCCAAATGAAGTCTCCATCCTGTCTCAAGTCATCCACAAGAACATCGTAAGGCTTATAGGTTGCTGCCTAGAGGTGGATACCCCCATGCTTGTATATGAATTCATCTCCAAAGGAAGCCTGGAAGACATTCTTCACAAGGAGCTTCTCAACTTGGATGTGCGTGTAAGTATTCTTCAAGAATCAGCACATGGTCTAGCTTACATGCACTCACAAGCCCACACCAAAATCTTGCACGGTGATGTTAAACCAGCAAACATACTTTTGAATGACAACTTTGTGCCGAAGATATCAGACTTTGGCATATCTAGGTTAATTGCAGTAGACAAGGAACACACTGCAAACATCATAGGTGACATGACTTATATGGATCCAGTATACCTACAAACAGGCTTACTGACAGAAAAAAGTGATGTCTATAGTTTTGGGGTTGTCATCTTAGAACTCATTAGCAGAAAGAAGGCCACTCATTCTGACAATAACAGCTTAGTGAGGAGCTTCTTGGAGTGTCACCAAAAAGGGAAGAAAGCGACCGAGTTGTTTGATGAGAACATTGCAACAACAGATGATTTGGAGTTTCTTGACAAACTGGCAAAGCTCGCTATGGAGTGTCTTAACCTTGATGCTGACCAAAGACCATCAATGACAGATGTTGCAGAGCGCCTTCTCATACTGCATAGGTCCCGTAAGCAGTAG
- the LOC123446174 gene encoding disease resistance protein RPM1-like, which translates to MAAAVVGQLLLTLGAALAKEAAIFGGSLLGKEAAALRGLFSKIRRSKTELESMQAYLQEAERFRDTDKTTAIFIGEIRGLAFQIEDVVDEFTYKLEEFKHGGFASKMKKRLKHIKTWHRLAAKLQEIETQLQDAKGRKKDYTLTGRSASATRSTSQGQALHFTRNEDLVGIEENKERLIQWLTSGSGGGDGLEQRSIKVTTVWGMPGVGKTTLVAHVYNTLKVDFDAAAWVTVSKSCHIEDLLKKIAAQFGIAVDVANVEMRGLAESIHNYLQGKKYILVLDDVWTPLVWSEIRNAFPTSNCTGRFVITSRKHEVSLLATWEFAIHLEPLQEHHSWLLFCKGAFWNDDDKECPVELQELAHKFIAKCQGLPIAIACIGRLLSWKRPTSAEWEDVYRGLDSQLTKDVIPDAHMILKVSLEDLPYDLKNCFLHCALSPEDYVLKRRKTMRLWIAAGFIREKDDSKTLEEVAEGYLAELVNRSLLQVVERNYAGRVKYCRMHDVIRLLALNKAKEECFGKVYNGSATGAFSVEGARRISVHEGNLEQLSRSGTTHLRAIYVFERYIEVDLLKPILTSSKLLTMLDLQGTCIKMLPSEVFNLFNLRYLGLRDTEMESLPEALGRLQNLEVLDASKSKLTYLPNSVVKLKKLRYLYAWSVVASEEFEIGNLGGVKVPNGIQQLAGLRALQSAKATPEFLREVVALTELRTFGVCNVRSEQSADLSNAITRMSHLVHLEIVAAAENEVLQFEGLYLPPTLSSLGLARQLEKTSIPQLFSSWSHLHSLTRLHLAFSNIDEQTIFCLHMLRGLHFLEVMKAFEGKRLEFYAGSFPKLRFLHIWGAAHLNQVGIEEGAIKTLGELWFTDCPELKFLPDGIEHLEALEKLILKDTSEELIKKLRQKRDSHECNQDAMKISHIRNVTVALSHKGFEERIR; encoded by the coding sequence ATGGCGGCGGCTGTTGTCGGGCAGCTGTTGCTCACGCTCGGTGCGGCGCTGGCCAAGGAGGCGGCCATCTTCGGCGGGTCTTTGCTCGGCAAGGAAGCAGCCGCCCTCAGGGGCCTCTTCAGCAAGATCCGCCGGTCCAAGACAGAGCTGGAGAGCATGCAGGCCTACCTCCAGGAGGCGGAGCGGTTCAGGGACACCGACAAGACCACCGCCATCTTCATCGGCGAGATCAGGGGCCTCGCCTTCCAGATCGAGGACGTCGTTGATGAGTTCACCTACAAGCTTGAGGAGTTCAAGCATGGAGGGTTCGCCAGCAAGATGAAGAAGCGGCTCAAGCATATCAAGACCTGGCATCGCCTGGCAGCCAAGCTCCAAGAAATCGAAACCCAACTGCAGGATGCCAAGGGGAGGAAGAAGGATTACACCCTCACCGGCAGATCTGCTTCTGCTACCAGATCGACGAGTCAAGGTCAAGCTCTGCACTTCACCAGAAATGAGGACCTTGTGGGGattgaagagaacaaggagaggtTGATACAGTGGCTGACCAGCGGCAGTGGCGGTGGCGATGGCCTTGAGCAGAGAAGCATCAAAGTCACCACGGTGTGGGGGATGCCTGGTGTTGGAAAAACCACTCTGGTTGCTCATGTGTACAACACCCTGAAAGTGGATTTCGATGCCGCAGCGTGGGTAACTGTGTCGAAAAGTTGCCATATTGAGGATCTGCTGAAGAAGATCGCCGCCCAGTTCGGCATCGCTGTGGATGTTGCCAACGTTGAGATGAGAGGCCTAGCAGAGTCCATCCACAACTACCTTCAAGGTAAAAAGTACATCCTCGTCCTGGATGATGTTTGGACTCCACTTGTGTGGTCGGAGATAAGGAATGCCTTCCCAACTTCTAACTGTACTGGCAGATTTGTTATCACATCAAGAAAGCATGAAGTGTCACTGTTGGCAACCTGGGAGTTTGCTATTCACTTGGAACCGCTACAAGAACATCACTCCTGGCTGTTATTTTGCAAAGGAGCCTTTTGGAATGATGATGACAAAGAGTGTCCGGTGGAGCTGCAGGAATTGGCTCACAAGTTCATTGCAAAGTGTCAAGGCTTGCCTATTGCTATTGCTTGCATTGGCCGCCTACTCTCCTGGAAACGCCCAACTTCTGCTGAATGGGAGGATGTATACAGGGGTTTGGATTCACAATTGACGAAAGATGTGATCCCTGATGCTCATATGATCCTAAAGGTCAGCTTGGAGGACCTTCCGTATGATTTGAAGAATTGTTTCCTACATTGTGCACTGTCGCCAGAAGATTATGTATTAAAGAGGAGGAAGACAATGAGGCTCTGGATCGCTGCGGGGTTTATCAGGGAAAAAGATGACAGCAAAACATTGGAGGAAGTAGCAGAGGGATACTTGGCTGAGCTTGTCAACCGAAGCCTTTTACAGGTAGTGGAAAGGAATTATGCCGGACGAGTGAAATACTGCAGGATGCATGATGTCATACGCCTTCTTGCCCTCAACAAAGCCAAGGAGGAATGCTTCGGTAAAGTTTATAATGGCTCTGCTACTGGGGCATTCTCTGTAGAGGGTGCACGTCGCATATCGGTCCATGAGGGAAATCTTGAACAACTGAGCCGATCTGGCACAACACATCTCCGTGCAATCTATGTATTTGAGAGGTATATCGAGGTCGATTTGCTGAAGCCTATTCTAACATCTTCGAAACTGCTGACAATGTTGGATCTTCAAGGTACATGTATCAAAATGCTGCCCAGTGAGGTATTCAACTTGTTTAATTTGCGTTATTTGGGTCTTAGAGATACTGAGATGGAAAGCCTGCCTGAAGCATTAGGGAGGTTGCAAAACCTAGAAGTCTTGGATGCTTCCAAATCTAAGTTGACGTATTTGCCAAACAGTGTTGTAAAACTTAAGAAGTTGAGATACCTGTATGCGTGGTCTGTTGTTGCATCTGAGGAATTTGAAATTGGAAATCTTGGTGGAGTCAAGGTGCCTAATGGCATACAACAGTTGGCAGGACTGCGGGCTCTTCAGTCCGCCAAAGCCACTCCAGAGTTTCTGCGTGAAGTTGTAGCTCTGACAGAGCTGAGAACATTTGGTGTCTGCAACGTGAGGAGTGAACAATCTGCTGACTTGAGCAATGCTATCACCAGAATGAGCCATCTTGTTCATCTCGAAATTGTTGCTGCAGCTGAGAATGAGGTGCTGCAGTTTGAAGGTCTATATTTACCTCCAACCCTTTCTTCGCTTGGTTTAGCAAGGCAGCTAGAAAAAACATCGATACctcagcttttctcttcttggtcaCACCTTCATAGCCTCACTCGATTGCACCTGGCATTCTCCAATATTGATGAGCAAACCATTTTCTGTCTGCACATGCTACGTGGCCTACACTTTCTTGAGGTAATGAAGGCTTTTGAAGGGAAGAGGTTGGAATTTTACGCAGGGTCATTTCCAAAACTTCGGTTTCTACACATATGGGGCGCAGCACACCTTAACCAAGTTGGAATAGAAGAGGGTGCAATAAAAACCCTCGGTGAGCTATGGTTCACTGACTGTCCTGAGCTAAAGTTTCTTCCAGATGGCATCGAACACCTTGAAGCCCTTGAGAAATTAATTCTGAAAGACACGTCAGAAGAGCTGATAAAGAAGCTCCGGCAGAAGAGAGATTCACATGAATGCAACCAAGATGCAATGAAGATTAGCCACATAAGGAATGTTACAGTTGCACTGAGCCATAAAGGATTTGAGGAAAGGATTAGGTGA